Proteins encoded by one window of Rhodamnia argentea isolate NSW1041297 chromosome 6, ASM2092103v1, whole genome shotgun sequence:
- the LOC115745473 gene encoding perakine reductase-like, whose product MEEKQQIQIPRVKLGSQGLEVSRLGFGCGGLSGFLNAPVPHEAGCLLIKRAFEKGITFFDTADVYGHDHDNEIMIGKALKELPREKIQLATKFGIALMEGGQVAIRGTPEYVRECCEGSLKRLGVDYIDLYYQHRVDTTVAIEDTMGELKKLVEEGKIKYIGLSEASINTIKRAHAIHPITAVQMEYSLWTREIEDELIPLCRELGIGIVAYSPLGHGFFGGKAVVESLPAESVLAMHPRFTGENLEKNKVIYQKVVDLAAKHGCTTPQLALAWLLHQGIDIIPIPGTRKAENLEDNIGSVGIKLSQDEMREICDVMAMNEVSGEREVELLAKHSWRHANTPAR is encoded by the exons ATGGAGGAGAAGCAGCAAATTCAGATTCCAAGAGTGAAGCTGGGCAGTCAGGGATTGGAG GTCTCTAGACTAGGCTTTGGATGCGGGGGACTCTCTGGTTTCCTGAATGCTCCTGTTCCCCATGAAGCTGGATGTTTACTCATAAAGAGAGCATTCGAGAAGGGCATCACCTTCTTTGATACAGCAGATGTCTATGGTCATGATCATGACAATGAGATCATGATTGGAAAG GCTCTGAAGGAGCTTCCGCGAGAGAAAATTCAGTTAGCGACCAAATTCGGCATTGCACTGATGGAGGGGGGTCAAGTTGCCATCAGAGGTACTCCTGAGTACGTAAGAGAATGCTGCGAAGGTAGTCTTAAGAGACTTGGTGTTGATTACATAGACTTGTACTATCAGCACAGGGTGGACACCACAGTAGCGATAGAGGATACT ATGGGAGAACTCAAGAAGCTGGTGGAGGAAGGGAAGATAAAGTACATTGGTCTGTCAGAAGCTAGCATCAATACAATAAAGAGAGCTCATGCCATTCATCCAATCACAGCTGTGCAAATGGAGTATTCTCTGTGGACTCGGGAAATCGAGGACGAATTAATTCCACTTTGCAG AGAACTTGGCATTGGGATAGTCGCATATAGCCCTCTAGGTCATGGTTTCTTTGGCGGGAAGGCGGTTGTTGAGAGCTTGCCCGCGGAGAGCGTGTTG GCTATGCATCCAAGATTCACCGGGGAGAACTTAGAGAAGAACAAAGTTATATATCAAAAAGTTGTCGACCTCGCTGCAAAGCATGGCTGCACCACTCCTCAACTGGCCCTAGCGTGGCTTCTTCATCAAGGGATTGACATTATCCCAATACCAG GGACCAGAAAAGCCGAGAACCTTGAAGACAATATTGGATCAGTGGGAATTAAGCTTAGCCAAGACGAGATGAGAGAAATTTGCGATGTCATGGCCATGAATGAAGTAAGTGGTGAAAGAGAGGTGGAATTATTAGCCAAGCATTCATGGAGACATGCAAATACCCCAGCAAGATAA